Within Cellulophaga sp. L1A9, the genomic segment TAATACGTTTGTAGATATCGTAACTATGGTGAAGCGTTTAAATGTTAACTATACTCAGAATAGCGGGACTGTTTTACCAGGATATACACAATCAATTGGCTTTATTGGAACAACGAGACCTTCTTTGGGATATGTGTTTGGTAGCCAACAGGCAGATATTCGTTATGAAGCTGCTAGAAATGGGTGGTTGACGACGTTTGATGATTTTAATGATCAATATGTTCAGAATGTAAATAAGAGATTAAATATTACGGCAACAGCGCAACCAATGAAAGATTTAACGATTGATCTTTCTGCAGACAGACAATATCAGAATAGGTATGAAGAAAACTTTACCGTAAGTGATCTTGGAGATGGTCAATACGCTTATCAGAACTTATTAGGTAATGATTATGGTAACTTTAGTGTTTCTACTGTAATGATTGGAACTGTTTTTGGTAAAAGTGATGAGTTTACTTCCGATGCTTTTGAAACTTTCAAGCAAAACAGAATTACTATTGCAAATAGACTTATTGAGGATAGAGGGCAAACACCAGGTCCTTTAGATGAAGATGATTTTCCTGAGCAATATGGAAAATCTAATCAAGAAGTGTTACTTCCTGCATTCTTTGCTGCGTATACAGGTCAGGGAGTAGATAGGGTAAATTTAGATGCTTTTAGGGATATTCCAATTCCAAATTGGAACTTGAAATATACTGGGTTGATGAACAGTAAATGGTTTAAGAAAAAATTTAAGCGTTTTTCTGTAAGTCATGGGTATAGAGCATCGTATAGTATCAACTCCTTCCAAACCAATTTAGAGAAGGTGCAATTACAAAATGAAGGCTTACCGGCAATTAATTCGGAAACCTTAGATATTTTACCAGATAACATTATTAGTAATGTTGTTTTAACGGATGAGTTTAATCCGCTAGTTAAGGTAGATTTTGAGATGAAGAACTCTATGAGCGTACTTGCGGAAATTAGAACAAGCCGCGTACTATCCCTAAGTTTTGATAATAGCTTGCTTACCGAAATTAATGGTAAAGATTATACCGTAGGTTTAGGGTATCGTTTTAAAGATGTGCAAATGGTGACCAATATTGGTGGGCAAAAGACAAGATTGAAAGGCGATTTAAATATTAAGCTAGACGCAACCATGCGGGATAATATTACCTATATACGAAATCTAGATTTGGATAATAATCAAATTACATCTGGGCAAAATTTATTTTCAATCAAATTGGGTATAGACTATGCTTTGAGTAAAAATTTGAATGCTTTATTTTTCTATGATCATTCCTTTACAAAATTTGCAGTGTCTACTGCTTTTCCACAAACGACAATTAATACAGGATTTACTATTCGATATAATTTTGGGAATTAAACACAGCATCTTTTTCTTGAATACCTTATATTAATATTTTACATTTGTTTTATAGAATTTTATAAATAAATGTTATGAATATACCGTCAGAATTAAAGTACACAAAAGATCACGAGTGGGTTAAAATAGAAGGTGATGTTGCAACAGTTGGTATTACCGATTTTGCTCAAGGAGAGTTGGGTGATATTGTGTATGTTGAGGTAGAGACTTTAGATGAGACCCTTGATAAAGATGAAGTTTTTGGTACAGTAGAAGCTGTTAAGACGGTGTCTGATTTATTTTTGCCATTAACTGGTGAGATTATTGAGTTCAATGAAGCGCTAGAAGATGCTCCAGAAGATGTAAATAGTGATCCTTATGGAAAAGGTTGGATGATTAAAATTAAAATAAGTGACGCCTCTGAGGTAGCAGCATTATTAAGTGATGCGGACTATAAGGAATTAATAGGTGCTTAAAGAATATAAGTTTACAATAATTTTTATAGGCTGGGTAATGTGTGTAACATTTCTCAGCTTATTTTCATTTAAAGAAGTATCAACGGAGGGGCTAGATATTCCACATCTAGATAAGCTCGTCCATTTTACCTTTTATTTTGTTTTTACAATATTCGGGAGCTTATCTTATTTAGAATATAAAGACGTAAAAATTGATTTTAAAAAAGTAGCATTACGTTTTTGTTTTCTTGCTATTGGGTATGGTATGATTATTGAGATACTTCAATATGTTGTCACAACAACTCGAAATGCAGATTTTTTAGATTTTTTAGCCAATTCTTTTGGCGCAATTTGTGGGTTTATAGCTGTTAAAACCTATTATTCTAAAAGAGTTGCTCAAAAATGAAAGAAATATTACCGTTTTTATAAATAAATAATTAAATTAGCTCACGATAAATTTTTGAATTATGGAATTAAAAAAGAATCCAAAGGCGGATGTTGGTAGAAATAGTGGTCTGTATTTCGTAGCAGGACTTGCTTTAGTTATGCTTATTACATGGCAAGCTTTGGAGTACAAGAAATACGATGACGTTACAGATTATGACCTTTCTCAGAATATTGATGATATGTTAGATGAGGAGGTTCCTATGATTGAGCAAATAAAAACTCCACCACCACCACCACCACCAGCTGCACCAGAAATTATTGAAGTGGTAGAAGATGAAGCTGATGTTCCAGAAACGGTGATTAAGGCTACTGAAGCAAATGAAGATACTGAAGTTGCAGAGGTTGCGGAAATTGAAGTTGCGGAAGTAGAAGAAGATTTAGATATTCCTTTCTCTGTTATTGAAGATGTTCCAATTTTCCCAGGATGTGAAAGTGAAAAAAGTAAAGGAGCAAATGCTTTAAGAGAGTGTTTTCAAAAGATGATGTTTAAGCATATCAATAAAAACTTTAGATATCCAGAAATTTCTCAAGAAATGGGAGTTCAAGGAAAAGTGAATGTAATGTTCGTTATTCAAAAAGATGGTAGTATTGGTAGTGTTAGAATGCGTGGTCCAGATAAAAACTTAGAGGCTGAAGCAGCAAGAATTATCGGAAAGTTACCAAAAATGACTCCAGGTAAGCAAAGAGGTAGAGCTGTAAGGGTACCTTTTAGTATTCCAATTACATTCAAATTACAATAAAAAAATATTATTTATAATTAAAAATCCAGAACCTAGGTTCTGGATTTTTTTTTGGTACGTTTCTTGTGTTTTAACAAAATAGTAACAACATAAATATTTACTATTATGAAAAAAAGTAACACAAGGACTGCAGGTTCTCACGGGAATGAGAACAGCAGTAAAGCGTACAAATCTGCAAACTCCAAAGGGAGTAAACAAGATGCAAATCTACGAAAAAACAGTTTTATCTATTTCCAAGTTGGATTAATAGCTGCAATGTTTCTCGTTTATTTTGGATTAGAAATGGCATTTGATAAGTTTCAACAGAAGGAATTGGTGCAATCCTCTGGTATTGTGGAGACGTTTGAAATGTATCCGGAGTTGAAAAATTTTGAGGTAGAAAAATCAGAAGCACAGTCAGAACCAGTAGTTATGGTAGTAGAGCCTCAGGATTTGCAGGTCGTTCCTGATGATTTTAAGGTTCCAGATACCAAGGAGTTTAAAAGTGAGCCTGTAAGGGAAAATACCTCTAATCTTAAGCCAAGTGATATTATAGTTGTAAAACCTATTATTGATGAGGTTTTTGCATTTGTAGCTTTAGAGGATGTTCCTGTATTTCCAGGATGTGAATCGGTTGCTAAATCTGAAAGACAAACTTGTTTTGAGAAAAGCATGCAGCAGCATATTTTAAAAAATTTCAGGTATCCTGAGGCCGCTGTAGAGACACATACTCAAGGAAAGGTGTATGTAATGTTCACAATTGGTAAAGATGGTAACATTGAAGATTTAAAATTGAAAGGCCCTGCTAAGATTTTAGAGGAAGAAGCGGCTCGTATTATTAGTAAGCTGCCGCAAATGAAACCTGGAATGCAACGTCTGGAGCCAGTGAAAGTTTCATTTAGTATTCCTATCAACTTTAAGTTGCAATAGTCGGTATTAAATGACTTGTAAAAGATGTTTGCGGTGCATATCAACACCGCAAACATTTTTTTTATTTTAAACTACTGTAGAATGTAGCTCTTAATCGTTCTGGGTTTATAAATCCGCCACCATAGCTAGCGTCATATTTCTTAGATATTTCAGTATTTGTTTCAACTTCTTCAAGTGTAGCGCCATTTGCAATGGCTTTAAGGACGTTTTCTTTGATGTCCTCCAGCATTATCACGTAGGTTTCGAGCTCGTTTTTGTTCGATGATTTTCCGTGTCCTGGGATTATTTTAGTTTGGTCATCAATTAAAAGTAAAGCTCTTTTTTGAGCATCTATATAACCACTAACACTACCGCCGCTTTTTAAATCTATAAACGGATAGCCTGTTGAAAAATAAGTATCTCCCATGTGAAGTACATTGTTGTTTACAAAATAAACCATTGCATCTCCATCGGTATGGGCATGGTGTACATGAAAAGCCATTATGGTTTCATTTCCTTTGTAAAGTGTTAGGTCTTCAGAAAAGGTAATTTCGGGTAACATCTTATTGTAATAAATGCTGTCTATTTCTTGTGCTTTTAATTTTTTCAGATTGTTCTCGCTCACTCTTTCTCTAGCCTTGTCCTGAGCAATGAGTGTAATTTCTTGTGTATTAAAATTTGCATTCCCACCGGTATGATCGCCATGCATATGCGTATTAAACAAGGTGGCAATTGGCTTCTTGCTTAATGTTGCTATAGTCTCTTTTATTTGGCTGCTCAAGTGGTTAAATTGATCGTCGATCATAATTATGTTGTCAGGACCAATAAAGATCCCAATATTGCCACCTTGTCCTGTGAGCATGTATATGTTTTCGGTTAATTTTTCGGGTATTATTTGAACTTTTGCTTCTTGAGCTTTAACAGTTAAAATCGAAGAAAATAAAAGTATTTGGAGTGCGAAAAATTTAAGACTTTGCATGTGTAGTTATTTTTAATTTAAATATTTGTGAATTAGTCGTCTATCATTTATAAATATTACATAAACATATCATTTTCGTTGCACAAATAGCATTCTGGACTTATCTTTGCACTCCAATAAAAATTCCGAATGAAAACGGCAGTAAGCTCGGTAAAAGAAGGGTCTCAGACCCATATTTTTGCTGATTTTAAAGAAATTACTAAAGCAAGGCTTTCTATAAGCGTTGTTTTTTCTGCTATTGCGGGTTATTTTTTAGGTGCTCCAGAAATTCAATTGTATCCAATTTTATTACTTGCTTTTGGTGGGTACTGTATGGTTGGAGCTTCAAACACATTTAATCAGATTATTGAGAAAGATCTTGATGCGCTGATGAATAGGACTAAAGATAGGCCTATTGCCGCAGGAAGACTCTCTGTTCGTACCGCTTTGGTGATCGCTATTGTACTAACCGTTATAGGTATTGCAACATTATATGTTTTAAATCCTAAAACAGCAATGTTCGGGGCTATTTCAATTTTCTTATACACTAGTGCCTATACTCCATTGAAGACAAAAACACCATTAGCTGTTTTTGTGGGTGCAATTCCAGGGGCAATTCCTTTCATGTTAGGTTGGGTTGCAGCAACCGATGAATTTGGCGTAGAACCAGGAACTTTGTTTATGATTCAGTTCTTTTGGCAATTTCCGCATTTTTGGGCCTTAGGGTGGATGCTTGATGAAGATTACAAACGTGGAGGGTTTAAAATGTTACCTACCGGAAAAAAAGATAGAAGTACCGTTTTACAAATAATTATGTATACTATTTGGATGATTGTGGTTTCTGTGATTCCAGTTTTTGGAATAACAGGAGCGTTAAAGCTTTCAATTCCGGCAGCAATTATAATTTTTATTTTAGGATTGGTAATGTTAGTATATGCTTTTGGATTATATAAAAAGCTTGATAATCCTTCTGCAAAAAAATTAATGTTGGCCAGTGTCAGTTATATTACATTGATGCAGGTGGTATATGTAGTAGATAAATTTTTATAACAATTAAATGGATTTAACAGAAGGAACAATAGCAGAGAAGACTGGACGAGCAAAAAAAATGATGCTCTGGTTTGGTATTGTTAGTTTACTAATGACCTTTGCAGGTTGGACAAGTGCTTATATTGTAAGCAGCACTAGAGAAGATTGGCTAACAGATTTTCAACTGCCAACTATTTTTATTTTTAGCACCTGTGTATTAGTGCTAAGTAGTTTAACTTTCATTCTAGCGAAGAAAGCAATGCGAGGAAATAAATCTTCTTTGTGTACAGGTTTCTTAATGGCAACTTTTGTATTAGGAATTACTTTTATTGTCTTGCAGTTTAGAGGTTTTTCAGAAATTGTAGCGCAAGGATTTTATTTTACAGGAGAATCTAGTAGTGTAACAACTTCGTATATTTACCTGATCGCTATGGTGCATATTTTTCATGTTGTTGCAGGGTTAATTACATTAATAGTGGTGATTGTAAATCAACTTAGGGGGAAATATTCACCTGAAAATCTCTTAGGGATAGAGTTAGGTGCAACGTTTTGGCACTTTATAGATTTACTTTGGGTGTATTTAATGCTGTTTTTTTACTTTTATAAGTAATAAATACACGTATAAAAGGTTTAATATTTGGCAATTAGCCAAAAGATTGAAAAGAAATGTCGATTTTTTGATTTTTTTAAAACCAAAAATTTTGTTTGGTTAAAAAAAATGTAAATTTGTGAAAATTTTATTAACGCGATAATATATTTATGGATACTACGGTAACAACGGGTGAGGAACAAAATGTATGGGGTGGTGGTAATAAACCACTAGGTGCGAGTTATGGGAAAATGATGATGTGGTTTTTTATCATGTCAGATGCTTTGACCTTTTCAGCCTTTCTTATAGCATATGGCTTCTCAAGATTTAAATTTATAGAAACTTGGCCAATTGCCGATGAAGTTTTTACACACGTTCCGTTTTTTCATGGCAACTTTCCAATGATTTATGTTGCGTTCATGACTTTTATTTTGATTATGTCATCAGTGACGATGGTATTAGCTGTTGATGCAGGTCATAAAATGCAAAAAACCAAAGTTACTTGGTATATGTTTTTAACCATTATCGGAGGTATTATCTTCGTAGGGTCACAAGGTTGGGAATGGGCTACCTTTATTAAAGGAGATCATGGAGCAATTGAAACAAAAGGAGGTAGAATTTTACAATTTGTAGATGCTAAGTCTGGTGAACGTGTTGGTATTGCAGATTTCTCTAAAGAAATAGCAGGCGAACGTACGAAACATGAAAATAGAAGCGGTATATGGTTTATGAGCGAAGGTACTTTGCCAACATATAGCGTAAATGAAGTTGTAGAAGGTTTTAAAGAACATCCTAATTTATTAGTTCGTACAGAATTGAAAAATGAGGACGGGCATAAAACAGTATTGTCTAGAGAAGATTCTCTAAAGAAATTATTAAGTGCTTCTCAAGTTGTTGAGGGAGCTAACTTAATTCATAACGAATACGGAAGCAGATTGTTTGCAGATTTCTTCTTCTTTATTACTGGATTTCACGGTTTTCACGTTTTCTCAGGAATAGTAATAAATATTATTATCTTCTTTAACGTGGTATTGGGTACGTACGAAAAAAGACGTAGCTATGAGATGGTAGAAAAAGTTGGTTTATACTGGCACTTTGTAGATTTAGTTTGGGTATTCGTATTCACATTTTTCTACTTGGTTTAATTTTAAATTAATTTTTCATCACCTAAAGGATTAAAAAGAATAAAAAAATACAAAATGGCACAGGAACATAAATTAGAAATATTCAGAGGGTTAGTTAAGTTCAAATCTAATATTAGTAAAATCTGGGGAGTACTTATATTTTTATCTTTAATTACATCCATTGAAGTTGTTTTAGGGATAATTAGGCCATCTGCTTTAGTGGAAACCTCGGTTTTAGGGATGCACTTATTGAACTGGATTTTTATCATTCTAACATTAGTTAAAGCATATTATATTGCTTGGGATTTTATGCACCTTCGTGATGAGAAACCAGCATTGAGAAGAACAATAGTTTGGACACCAATATTTTTGGTGAGTTATTTAATGTTCATTTTATTGTTTGAGGGTAGTTATATTCATGAAGTATATAAAGAGGGATTCGTAAAGTGGAATTTCTAATTCTAAATAATATTTAACAAACAAAAAAGACGGTTTTACAACCGTCTTTTTTATTTTTGCACAATACTTCTTAGCTATGAAAAAAGCATTTGTTCTTATCGTTCTATTTGTATTACCTATAGTTGCCTATTTATTTTTTGCATCAGGTGTACACAACTTTGGAAAGCTTCCTGTGTTAACAGAAAAGGTTTCCGATGTAAGCCTTGTTGATCCGAATATTACTTTTAAAAATAAAATTTCAATTCTAGGTTTTTTAGGGAGTGATGTAGATTTTAAAAAGGGGAACGCTTTAAATCTGAATCAGAAAATTTATAAGGACTTTCATAAGTTCAATGATTTTCAATTTGTAATGATTATGCCAAAGGGTACTGAGGCAAATGTGGAAATACTTAAAAAAGAATTATCGGAATTAGTTGATGTAGATAAATGGAAATTTGTCTTTGCAGATCCAAATCAAATCAAAACATTATTTAGTAGCTTAAAAACCGATCTGCAATTAGACGCTAATTATAGTACACCCTATGTTTTTATTATAGATAAAGATGCTTCCCTTCGTGGTCGTAATCAGGATGAGGAACATGAAACTATTTACGGCTTTGATGCGACATCGGTGGCAGAATTAACCAATAAAATGATAGATGATGTTCGCATTCTATTGGCAGAATATAGAATGGCTTTAAAAAAGAATAGTGCAAACAGAGAAATCTAATGGAGAAAAATAAATATACGTACGTTTGGGTTTCACTTATTATATTAATTTTTGGCATAATATTTATTCCTAGAATAATAGATAGAATAAGCAATGGTACTGTTGTGGAAAGTGATCGTATGAGTGTTAAAACAAATAATGGTGATCTGGCGTATATTGTTGTAAACGGGGAAAAAAGGAAAGTTCCAGAATTTGCGTTTATAAACCAAGACAGTCTGTTAATTACAAATAATGATTATAAAGGTAAAGTGTATTTAGTAGAGTTTTTCTTTACTACTTGCCCTTCCATTTGTCCAA encodes:
- a CDS encoding VanZ family protein, whose product is MCVTFLSLFSFKEVSTEGLDIPHLDKLVHFTFYFVFTIFGSLSYLEYKDVKIDFKKVALRFCFLAIGYGMIIEILQYVVTTTRNADFLDFLANSFGAICGFIAVKTYYSKRVAQK
- a CDS encoding cytochrome C oxidase subunit IV family protein encodes the protein MAQEHKLEIFRGLVKFKSNISKIWGVLIFLSLITSIEVVLGIIRPSALVETSVLGMHLLNWIFIILTLVKAYYIAWDFMHLRDEKPALRRTIVWTPIFLVSYLMFILLFEGSYIHEVYKEGFVKWNF
- the gcvH gene encoding glycine cleavage system protein GcvH, whose product is MNIPSELKYTKDHEWVKIEGDVATVGITDFAQGELGDIVYVEVETLDETLDKDEVFGTVEAVKTVSDLFLPLTGEIIEFNEALEDAPEDVNSDPYGKGWMIKIKISDASEVAALLSDADYKELIGA
- the cyoE gene encoding heme o synthase yields the protein MKTAVSSVKEGSQTHIFADFKEITKARLSISVVFSAIAGYFLGAPEIQLYPILLLAFGGYCMVGASNTFNQIIEKDLDALMNRTKDRPIAAGRLSVRTALVIAIVLTVIGIATLYVLNPKTAMFGAISIFLYTSAYTPLKTKTPLAVFVGAIPGAIPFMLGWVAATDEFGVEPGTLFMIQFFWQFPHFWALGWMLDEDYKRGGFKMLPTGKKDRSTVLQIIMYTIWMIVVSVIPVFGITGALKLSIPAAIIIFILGLVMLVYAFGLYKKLDNPSAKKLMLASVSYITLMQVVYVVDKFL
- a CDS encoding MBL fold metallo-hydrolase; amino-acid sequence: MQSLKFFALQILLFSSILTVKAQEAKVQIIPEKLTENIYMLTGQGGNIGIFIGPDNIIMIDDQFNHLSSQIKETIATLSKKPIATLFNTHMHGDHTGGNANFNTQEITLIAQDKARERVSENNLKKLKAQEIDSIYYNKMLPEITFSEDLTLYKGNETIMAFHVHHAHTDGDAMVYFVNNNVLHMGDTYFSTGYPFIDLKSGGSVSGYIDAQKRALLLIDDQTKIIPGHGKSSNKNELETYVIMLEDIKENVLKAIANGATLEEVETNTEISKKYDASYGGGFINPERLRATFYSSLK
- a CDS encoding energy transducer TonB, coding for MELKKNPKADVGRNSGLYFVAGLALVMLITWQALEYKKYDDVTDYDLSQNIDDMLDEEVPMIEQIKTPPPPPPPAAPEIIEVVEDEADVPETVIKATEANEDTEVAEVAEIEVAEVEEDLDIPFSVIEDVPIFPGCESEKSKGANALRECFQKMMFKHINKNFRYPEISQEMGVQGKVNVMFVIQKDGSIGSVRMRGPDKNLEAEAARIIGKLPKMTPGKQRGRAVRVPFSIPITFKLQ
- a CDS encoding cytochrome c oxidase subunit 3, with protein sequence MDLTEGTIAEKTGRAKKMMLWFGIVSLLMTFAGWTSAYIVSSTREDWLTDFQLPTIFIFSTCVLVLSSLTFILAKKAMRGNKSSLCTGFLMATFVLGITFIVLQFRGFSEIVAQGFYFTGESSSVTTSYIYLIAMVHIFHVVAGLITLIVVIVNQLRGKYSPENLLGIELGATFWHFIDLLWVYLMLFFYFYK
- a CDS encoding energy transducer TonB; the encoded protein is MKKSNTRTAGSHGNENSSKAYKSANSKGSKQDANLRKNSFIYFQVGLIAAMFLVYFGLEMAFDKFQQKELVQSSGIVETFEMYPELKNFEVEKSEAQSEPVVMVVEPQDLQVVPDDFKVPDTKEFKSEPVRENTSNLKPSDIIVVKPIIDEVFAFVALEDVPVFPGCESVAKSERQTCFEKSMQQHILKNFRYPEAAVETHTQGKVYVMFTIGKDGNIEDLKLKGPAKILEEEAARIISKLPQMKPGMQRLEPVKVSFSIPINFKLQ
- a CDS encoding cytochrome c oxidase subunit 3; the encoded protein is MDTTVTTGEEQNVWGGGNKPLGASYGKMMMWFFIMSDALTFSAFLIAYGFSRFKFIETWPIADEVFTHVPFFHGNFPMIYVAFMTFILIMSSVTMVLAVDAGHKMQKTKVTWYMFLTIIGGIIFVGSQGWEWATFIKGDHGAIETKGGRILQFVDAKSGERVGIADFSKEIAGERTKHENRSGIWFMSEGTLPTYSVNEVVEGFKEHPNLLVRTELKNEDGHKTVLSREDSLKKLLSASQVVEGANLIHNEYGSRLFADFFFFITGFHGFHVFSGIVINIIIFFNVVLGTYEKRRSYEMVEKVGLYWHFVDLVWVFVFTFFYLV